Within the Govania unica genome, the region TATGTTTGCCGATCTTGCTCCCGACCGGCGTATTCATGCAACCGGAGGGCAAGCGCGCGGGCTTTATGCTGAAATGGCACGCAACCTTTCCACCAGGAGCAAACCGGATGGTGGAGCGCTGGCGAGTGTGGTGGAGCGTTTTGTCAGTCAGGCCCATCAGGATGCCGAACAGCAGGACAAGCCGACAGGCACCGTGATCCGCGAGAAATTAGCGCATTTCGAGGAATTGACAGGAGGGTTCGAGTTTGCTGAAGTCATCCGTCGATATTGGGAAGGTCACGAGAACGGTGATGACGATCTGAAGTCTGCTGCGCTGCGCTGGCTGCGGGGAGAGTTCGCGACGCGTACGGATGCTCGTAAAGTGCTTGGCGTCCGGACGATCATTGAAGATGCCAGCGTTTATGACCAGCTCAAACTGATGTCAGCATTTGTGCGCGAAGCCGGATATAAGGGGCTGTTGGTCGGGCTCGACGAGATGGTTAACCTCTATAAACTCACCTCATCCCAGGCCCGTAATGCTAACTACGAACAAATACTGCGGATATTGAATGATGTGCTGCAGGGAAGTGCTGAACATCTTGGATTCCTGATGGGAGGGACGCCCGAGTTCCTGATGAACACCCGTCGGGGCCTTTATAGTTATGAGGCGCTGCAATCGCGTCTGGCCGAGAATAGCTTTGCTCATGGTGACCTGGTTGATCTGTCAGGGCCTGTCGTTCGGCTCGCCAATCTGACGCCCGAGGATTTATTCGTGCTGCTGTCTAATATTCGGGCCGTGATGCAATCTGAGGAGCAGGCGTTACCCGATGCGGCGCTTGAAGCATTCATGGCTCATTGCGCGGACCGTATCGGCGAAGCCTATTTCCGCACCCCCCGCAACACGGTTATCGCTTTCGTTAATCTGCTGGCTGTTCTGGCGCAGAATGCTGATGTCCAATGGTCTGATTTGATCGCAAGTATTGAGGTCAGGGCGGATGGCGGCGATGATCTGCGTGACATTGACGAGAATTCCGGTGCCCAGTCCCCGGAGGACGACCTGGTCAGTTTCCGCCTATGAGCAGCGCTTTCGACAAGCTCGCGCGTCCGGTCCAGAAATGGATACGATCGCAGGGTTGGGGTAATCTGCGCGACATTCAGGTGCAGGCGATTCATATTGTCATTGGCGGCGAAGCCGATCT harbors:
- a CDS encoding ATP-binding protein encodes the protein MSKLKLRERDAIVQALRAGVVPKIGLPHIQVGRVREIEELVKDMDRIADGGAAIRFIIGDYGSGKTFFMNLIRLVALEKGLVVMFADLAPDRRIHATGGQARGLYAEMARNLSTRSKPDGGALASVVERFVSQAHQDAEQQDKPTGTVIREKLAHFEELTGGFEFAEVIRRYWEGHENGDDDLKSAALRWLRGEFATRTDARKVLGVRTIIEDASVYDQLKLMSAFVREAGYKGLLVGLDEMVNLYKLTSSQARNANYEQILRILNDVLQGSAEHLGFLMGGTPEFLMNTRRGLYSYEALQSRLAENSFAHGDLVDLSGPVVRLANLTPEDLFVLLSNIRAVMQSEEQALPDAALEAFMAHCADRIGEAYFRTPRNTVIAFVNLLAVLAQNADVQWSDLIASIEVRADGGDDLRDIDENSGAQSPEDDLVSFRL